DNA sequence from the Vicinamibacterales bacterium genome:
GCTGCTGGGTCTTCGCGCGCATCAGCGTCGGCCCTTCCGCCGAGTGGACGCTGTGGCAGTCGATGCACTTGAGGTTCCGGTTTTCGTGCTGGCTGCCGTCCCACAGGGCGTGCTCGCCCCGGTTATGGCACGTCTGGCACTGGCGGTTGCCCTCGCTCGCCGCGACCTTGTCAAACTGAATCGGCTTGATCTTCTCCGGGTCGCTGGCATGAGCCTCGCCGGGGCCATGGCACGACTCGCAGCCCATTTTCGCCATCGGTGTGCGGGCGTTGGCTTTGAACCCGTGCTTGGTCCCGTCCACGTTCTTGTCGTAGCCCTCGTGGCACGTGGCACAGGCCTCGGCGCCGACATACCCGGCCGGCGGCGTCGCGGGCGCCTGCTGCGGCGCGGGCGCCTCGACGGCGACCGGCGCGGCCGGAACCGGCGTTGGCGGCGACGCGACGCCGCGCGTCACGAACAGCGCGCCCCACAGGCCCGCCGTCAACACCAAGACATATTTAGTGATCGACATAGACATCCTCCGGGCTTAGCCGGTGCTGAATTCTTTCCCACCGCTGGGAAATATCCCACCGGTGCCTACGCCCTGACTGTCTCATTCAGGACACTTCATGGCAGGTCGAGCAATCCTGCGAAATCACCTTGCCATCGCGAGTCTTGTGCTCCTCGTCATGACACCGGAAGCAGCCCGGAAACTCCGTGTGGCCTTTGTTGTCCGGGTGGGTCCCAAACGTCACCTTCATCGCTGGAAACACATTGCGGCTGTGCAAGCCCTGTACCCCTCGCACGGTGCGCTCGATATCTTCTTGCCGCGACGTCCACAGCGCGGGGTAGCCGTCACGATAGAACGCGCTCACCCGGCTGGCAATCTCGCGTTCGGCCGTGGCGCGGTCAGGGTAGGGCACGGTCAGCGCCGCCACCGCCTCGCGCTTCGCAAACGGCAGGTCCTTGGCGATGGCACCAGACGCCATGGCCTCGTTGACCGCCCGATCGGCCGACCGGGCAAAAATGTGGCTCGGGCGATTGTGACAGTCAACGCAGTCCATACGCCGGCGTTCGCCGCCGGCAAGTTCAGCCTCGGTGACGCCCTCCGCGTAGTACTCGCGGCTCTCCCCGTCTCCCGTCGTCAGCTTGACGTATCCAATCTTTTGGCGCTCGCGGTCCAATGCGATGTATTCGACGACGTTCTCCTCCGCAACGTGCCAGTGAATGCCGGTCGGACGGCCGGTGCCGTCAACACCGCCGATGCGCAGCCGGAGGTTGGTCACCGACTCGGTGTTCTTCTCGTCGTCGGCGTACTCGCGCCTGGTCTCGACCTTGTCACCGTGAAACTGCGCCGGCCAGTGGCATTCCGCGCACGTTTCGCGTGCCGGCCGAAGGTCGTGGACCGGTGACGGAATCGGCCGGCTATGCGTGTTCAACAGCACGGCAAACACCTGGCGGGTGCCGGAGAGCTTCGACTTGGCAAACCAGCCCGCACCCGAGCCGATGTGGCACGACACGCACTTGACGCGGGCGTGAGGGCCGTTCTGATAGGCGACGTATTCCGGCTCCATCACCTCGTGACAGACCTGACCGCAAAAGCCGACCGAGTCCATCGCCTCGACGCCCTTGTAGGCGGCGGCCGACACAATCAGCAGGTTGACGGGTGTCAGCACCGCGATGATGAACAACGTCGTTCGCGTGTGAGGGTGATTGAGGTCGAGCCGCGGCCACTGCCGCAGGCTCGGGGGCAGCCCCCGGTGGCGCCGGCGCCGTTCCAGCCACGCGCCAAACGGAATCAGCAGCAGGCCGATGACGGCGAGCGCGGGCAGGGTGATGAAGAAGACGATGCCGAGATACGGGTTCTCGTGACCGGTCAGGCCGGTCAATTCGATGGCAAAGAACCCAGCGAACAGCAACACCGCGATCGTGGTCAGCAGCGCGCCGATGACCGTGACGGGATTACGAAGCACGGCGACGGGCGACGCTGACGATGGCTCGGATGGATCCGGTCGATCCTCACTCATTGAAATGTTCCCGCGATGATGAATACCAGCAGCACCAGTCCGAGCGCCACTGCCGCTGCCCCGATCACGCGGCCGCCTCTCGAGAGCCACACCGGTGCCGCCGGCGTGGCCAGCCTGTCGAGCTTGCCTTCGGCGACCAGCCGCTCGTACTCGGCGGGCCGTTCGCGCCGAAGCTCCGCTTCCGTCACCTGCCCGGTGAACATCACCATGTCCATCGGGAACTTCTCGGGCCGGAAGTGGCTGTTGAAGAAATGGATCGTGAAAATGAAGCCGGTGGCGAGGAGCGCCTCCTCACCGTGGAGCACTGTGGCGACGTTGTAGATCCAGCCTGGGAGGGACCACGACGCAAAGAATTGCGGGAACCACAGCAGCAGCCCCGATCCACCGATGATGATCATGCCCCAGAACACGGCCCAGTAATCGAACTTCTCCCAATACGTGTAGCGATCGAATCGTGGGCGGTCGGCCTTGCCGGCGAACCACATGAGGTGCTGCCAGAACTGCACGGCGTCACGCGGCTGCGGAATCATCGACGACGGCCCCCACAACAGCCCGTGATTCTTGCCCACGACCAAGCGCCACGCAAGCTCGGCCAGATGACCCGCGAAGAGCAGCAGCAGCAGCGAGGCGAAAAACCGATGCGCGATGCCGGCCGCCTGAATGCCGCCGAGTGCGTGCGACAGGGTGTGCGCCCACGCGCGGTGGCTGAACAACAGCGGCAGCCCGGTCGTGGCGAGTCCAAGGAAACTCGTGAACAGCACGAAGTGCATCCACCGCTGGTAGGGCTTGAACCGGACGATGTGTCGCGCACCGGGCGTCATGAGACGGTGTCCTCTCCGGCGGCGGCGGCCGCGCGCTGCTCACGGCGCGCCTTGAACGATCGCGGGAACCACAGCAGCGTGTGCACCCCGAAGAAAGCGAAGACACCGATCAGCAGGACCTGCATGAGCCGGTAGGTCCAGTACACCGGCGCGCTGCGGGCCGGATCGTGTTTGTCGGCGTGCGGGTCGTACTTGACGAACGCCGCGGTGGCCTGCGCGTGACATTGCCGGCAGGTGTTCACGAGATTCTGCGGAGAGACCGTCGACGCGGGGTTGCTCGCCGGCAGGATCACGTGATGGTCGTGGCAGTCGCTGCACGTCGCGGTGCGCGCGGATCCGAGCGCGGTCCTCTGGCCGTGGAAGTTGTCGCGGTAGGACGAGATCCGGCCGAGGTGGCAGGTGCCGCATTCCTCGATCACCGACAGACGCCAGGTATCGGTGTCGCCGCGTTGAATGCGATGCGCGGTGTGGCAGTCGGAACAGACGGCGGCCGCCGAGCCCCCGGGGCCAAGTGGCTGCGCGTGCACGCTCTTCGCGTAGAGCGGCTCGATGCCCTGATGGCACGTCGTGCACGTGCCGGCAATCTTCGCGCGATGAACGGAGCTGTCGGGGTTACTCCTGCGCTGAATGTCGTGCGTGCCATGGCACGTGCCGCAGCGGGGTGCCACGGCCAGGCCGCTTTTCGCGACGGCGCGGCCATGCACGCTGTCGGCGTAATTGCTGCCCTCCTGTCCGTGACAGGTCCCGCACGCCGCCGGCTGGAGCTTCTCGGGATGCGGCCACTCGGTGGTCTTCGCCAGATCGGCGTGGCAACTCACGCAGGGGAGCGCGCCGTGAACGGATTTGCCGAGCACGTCCGCGGCCACGGCGACACTCGAACCGTTGGCCCGCGTCGCGGTGCTGTCACCGTGACACGCCAGGCAGTCGTCGTTCGCGGGCGCCACCGGCGCCGCCGGCGCCTGCGCCGCGGCAGATCCCGCTGCTGCGAGCAGCAGGCAGACCACGACCGTTCCCGTTCCGAATGCGAAGCGCGCCGACATCGCTCAGCCTATTTCGCGAGCGACTTCATGTACCCGACGAGCGCATCCAGGTCGGCCTTCGGCAGAGTGGAATACGCCTTCATCGCGGGCTTCGCGGTTGATTTGGCCTTCTTCGCGGCCTCGACGGGGGCGACGACCCACTCCCGGAGCTGATCCGCGGTGAGCTTGGTGCCGACGCCGTCGAGCGGCAGCTTCTTGTTGCCCACGCCGGCGATTGAATGGCAGAGCGAACACTTCTGCGCGGCGTAGACCTTGATCCCCGCCTCAGTCTGCGCGTAGGCCGGACCAGCCGACAGCAACAGGGCGCAACCAAGGCCCATCAGCGTCATTGAACAGATGCGAGACATGTGGCCTCCGCCTATTTCTTCTTCTTCGCAGCCAGGAATGCGACCAGGGCGTCGA
Encoded proteins:
- a CDS encoding NapC/NirT family cytochrome c, whose product is MLRNPVTVIGALLTTIAVLLFAGFFAIELTGLTGHENPYLGIVFFITLPALAVIGLLLIPFGAWLERRRRHRGLPPSLRQWPRLDLNHPHTRTTLFIIAVLTPVNLLIVSAAAYKGVEAMDSVGFCGQVCHEVMEPEYVAYQNGPHARVKCVSCHIGSGAGWFAKSKLSGTRQVFAVLLNTHSRPIPSPVHDLRPARETCAECHWPAQFHGDKVETRREYADDEKNTESVTNLRLRIGGVDGTGRPTGIHWHVAEENVVEYIALDRERQKIGYVKLTTGDGESREYYAEGVTEAELAGGERRRMDCVDCHNRPSHIFARSADRAVNEAMASGAIAKDLPFAKREAVAALTVPYPDRATAEREIASRVSAFYRDGYPALWTSRQEDIERTVRGVQGLHSRNVFPAMKVTFGTHPDNKGHTEFPGCFRCHDEEHKTRDGKVISQDCSTCHEVS
- a CDS encoding DmsE family decaheme c-type cytochrome; its protein translation is MSITKYVLVLTAGLWGALFVTRGVASPPTPVPAAPVAVEAPAPQQAPATPPAGYVGAEACATCHEGYDKNVDGTKHGFKANARTPMAKMGCESCHGPGEAHASDPEKIKPIQFDKVAASEGNRQCQTCHNRGEHALWDGSQHENRNLKCIDCHSVHSAEGPTLMRAKTQQLTCARCHQTITNKQQRFNHMPVREGKMTCASCHNVHGSVNVKLLRTGTTVDQSCTSCHTEKRGPFLWEHAPVVDSCTTCHDSHGSNNDRMLVAKLPFLCQRCHVTSRHPPTVYEGSTLNNTQNANKMYGKSCANCHQQVHGSNHPNGKFFLR
- a CDS encoding c-type cytochrome yields the protein MSRICSMTLMGLGCALLLSAGPAYAQTEAGIKVYAAQKCSLCHSIAGVGNKKLPLDGVGTKLTADQLREWVVAPVEAAKKAKSTAKPAMKAYSTLPKADLDALVGYMKSLAK
- a CDS encoding cytochrome c3 family protein, yielding MSARFAFGTGTVVVCLLLAAAGSAAAQAPAAPVAPANDDCLACHGDSTATRANGSSVAVAADVLGKSVHGALPCVSCHADLAKTTEWPHPEKLQPAACGTCHGQEGSNYADSVHGRAVAKSGLAVAPRCGTCHGTHDIQRRSNPDSSVHRAKIAGTCTTCHQGIEPLYAKSVHAQPLGPGGSAAAVCSDCHTAHRIQRGDTDTWRLSVIEECGTCHLGRISSYRDNFHGQRTALGSARTATCSDCHDHHVILPASNPASTVSPQNLVNTCRQCHAQATAAFVKYDPHADKHDPARSAPVYWTYRLMQVLLIGVFAFFGVHTLLWFPRSFKARREQRAAAAAGEDTVS